From Plasmodium chabaudi chabaudi strain AS genome assembly, chromosome: 12, the proteins below share one genomic window:
- a CDS encoding cytochrome c oxidase subunit ApiCOX18, putative (term=annotation;date=20180502;qualifier=removed_product=conserved Plasmodium protein, unknown function;qualifier=added_product=conserved protein, unknown function;curatorName=ucb@sanger.ac.uk;~term=annotation;date=20180920;qualifier=removed_product=conserved protein, unknown function;qualifier=added_product=cytochrome c oxidase subunit apicox18, putative;qualifier=added_literature=pmid:30204084;curatorName=ucb@sanger.ac.uk) has translation MRISKLTNTQLNCIKNAKYFFSGYSGKHVSDKDLVKKNDDWYIEETNFCLGRVTKLRFSEKDDMARRVLKIMDSQISKMYTRLRDGTVIPYMSFYLNDVIDKPAPNHQFIEQPLIKWTWDEAYDEAYEEE, from the exons atgagAATTTCCAAATTGACTAATACCCAGCTGAattgcataaaaaatgcaaagtatttttttagtggATACTCGGGGAAGCATGTTTCTGATAAAGATTtagtcaaaaaaaatgatgactG GTATATCGAAGAAACAAACTTTTGCTTGGGAAGAGTAAcg AAATTGCGATTTTCGGAGAAAGATGATATGGCTAGAagagttttaaaaattatggatAGCCAAATAAGTAAAATGTATACAAGACTAAGAGACGGAACCGTTATTCCATATATGtccttttatttaaatgatgtAATAGATAAACCAGCCCCTAATCATCAGTTTATTGAACAGCCACTAATAAAATGGACGTGGGATGAAGCATATGATGAAGCGTATGAAGAAGAATAA
- a CDS encoding conserved protein, unknown function (term=annotation;date=20180502;qualifier=removed_product=conserved Plasmodium protein, unknown function;qualifier=added_product=conserved protein, unknown function;curatorName=ucb@sanger.ac.uk) produces MSAKSPCLEILPFLFREEQITNRIQTFPTETMKKAYLELKGYFEQYKIYAEKLINFNGSMNDENQRKEKLTIKLRCEYYAVLFSQSSKLLNEYINFRNRLILELAINVNGLINSIHPNIIQRLNEDEKKELQRYCENIRNERTKSKLQNKHIVGLLNDLIIEDLNYDGIEDDKRGRNVFYAAGMKVSVFEDKAVDLQKCEWAKILKD; encoded by the exons atgtcagCGAAATCCCCATGTTTAGAGATATTACCCTTTTTATTTAGGGAAGAACAAATTACTAATAGAATTCAAACGTTTCCAACCGAAACAATGAAAAAGGCATATTTAGAATTAAAGGGATATTTTGAACAATACAAGATATATGCTGA GAAATTGATTAATTTCAATGGATCTATGAATGACGAAAACCagagaaaagaaaaactaACTATTAAATTAAGATGTGAATATTATGCTGTCTTATTTTCCCAATCATCTAAGCTCTTAAATGAATACAT AAATTTCCGAAACAGACTAATATTAGAACTAGCCATAAATGTGAATGGATTAATTAATTCCATACACCCAAATATAATCCAAAGACTTAATGaggatgaaaaaaaagagttACAAAGATATTGCGAA aacATCCGAAATGAGAGAACTAAATCAAAACTGCAGAAT AAACATATAGTTGGCCTATTGAATGATTTAATTATAGAAgatttaaattatgatgGAATAGAAGACGATAAAAGAGGTcgaaatgttttttatgcAGCTGGGATGAAAGTCAGTGTTTTTGAGGATAAAGCTGTCGATCTACAAAAGTGTGAATGGgcgaaaattttaaaagacTAA
- a CDS encoding DnaJ protein, putative (term=structural;date=20111202;qualifier=method_exon=changed gene model, deleted exon 1 based on homology;curatorName=ucb@sanger.ac.uk;~;query 76-87; ~;query 53-75; ~;query 88-110; ~;query 1-52; ~;query 111-533; ~tmhmm; query 1-534; ~pfam_scan;Pfam:PF14308.2; E()=2.5E-46;score=157.6;query 316-509;description=DnaJ-X;~pfam_scan;Pfam:PF00226.27; E()=4.7E-21;score=74.6;query 195-256;description=DnaJ;~iprscan;InterPro:IPR036869 : Chaperone J-domain superfamily;Superfamily:SSF46565; score=2.22E-26;query 191-289;description=Chaperone J-domain superfamily;~iprscan;InterPro:IPR018253 : DnaJ domain, conserved site;Prosite:PS00636; score=1.0;query 236-255;description=DnaJ domain, conserved site;~iprscan;InterPro:IPR026894 : DNAJ-containing protein, X-domain;Pfam:PF14308; score=4.5E-46;query 316-509;description=DNAJ-containing protein, X-domain;~iprscan;InterPro:IPR001623 : Heat shock protein DnaJ, N-terminal;PRINTS:PR00625; score=4.1E-15;query 197-215;description=DnaJ domain;~iprscan;InterPro:IPR001623 : Heat shock protein DnaJ, N-terminal;Pfam:PF00226; score=1.2E-21;query 195-256;description=DnaJ domain;~iprscan;InterPro:IPR001623 : Heat shock protein DnaJ, N-terminal;SMART:SM00271; score=1.0E-21;query 194-251;description=DnaJ domain;~iprscan;InterPro:IPR001623 : Heat shock protein DnaJ, N-terminal;PRINTS:PR00625; score=4.1E-15;query 231-251;description=DnaJ domain;~iprscan;InterPro:IPR001623 : Heat shock protein DnaJ, N-terminal;PRINTS:PR00625; score=4.1E-15;query 215-230;description=DnaJ domain;~iprscan;InterPro:IPR001623 : Heat shock protein DnaJ, N-terminal;Prosite:PS50076; score=19.886;query 195-259;description=DnaJ domain;~iprscan;InterPro:IPR001623 : Heat shock protein DnaJ, N-terminal;PRINTS:PR00625; score=4.1E-15;query 251-270;description=DnaJ domain) — protein MDDKDIKGNSNGPRDQIYENGQIMPRCIEDEGMEEKNLISNIFSTRKPKHAGAGLVSGLKSVTKGIIVGTSFLFISPYLCAKAEGINGFFKGVFFGLLSAIVIPVISVGVASYQIGRGIINTPESITQRALGKMWDDEKREWYDFYYNLDDEANKLLNDSDDDGKNNGNSDKKRKDINNDEYYNKNGNIKVKNDEYYQILKVPIDASQNEIKRQYYKLAKEFHPDKCSDLKAKEHFQKIGEAYQVLGDVERRRRYDKEGKNAINNMQFIDSTFFFTLLFGSEKLDPYIGKLRMVMYVEYEQLYKDEDVQRIILKAQNKREVKLALHLRDMITNYINESNSEEYITKFKKEINELCQTSFGHVILENVAWSYENCANQFLGDKYSLFGISGKYYKMQQKKRVIGTGLKFVRTLIKTSSLASQIKKEDDEDISIEKTIKANKKLEDSLPTVVETMLNICLIDIDQTIKGVCKKVFTDMSVDESVRKARAESLIVLAKVMKKVIQEYTKNNEITDTKKLFEDACMRACQKPDDEYI, from the exons ATGGATGAT AAGGATATAAAAGGTAATAGCAACGGGCCGAGAGATCAAATATATG aGAACGGTCAAATAATGCCTCGTTGCATAGAAGACGAAGGGATGGAAGAGAAAAATCTAATtagcaatatattttcaacaaGAAAACCCAAACATGCAGGTGCTGGATTAGTATCTGGTTTAAAATCCGTAACAAAGGGAATAATAGTAGGAActagttttttatttatttcaccATACTTGTGTGCAAAAGCAGAAGGTATAAATGGATTTTTTAAAGGCGTTTTCTTTGGCCTTTTAAGTGCAATAGTTATTCCAGTAATATCGGTAGGAGTAGCTAGCTATCAAATAGGTCGAGGTATAATAAATACGCCTGAATCTATAACTCAAAGGGCATTAGGAAAAATGTGggatgatgaaaaaagagAATGGTATgacttttattataatttagatGATGaagcaaataaattattaaatgatagTGATGATGATGGcaaaaataatggaaattctgataaaaagagaaaagatataaataatgatgaatattataataaaaatggaaatataaaagttaaaaatgatgaatattatcaaatattaaaagtCCCCATAGATGCTAGccaaaatgaaataaaaagacaatattataaattagcTAAAGAGTTTCATCCAGATAAATGCTCCGATTTAAAAGCAAAAGaacattttcaaaaaatcgGTGAAGCATATCAAGTTTTAGGGGATGTTgaaagaagaagaagataTGATAAAGAAGGTAAAAATgctattaataatatgcaaTTTATTGATagtacatttttttttaccttaTTATTTGGTAGTGAAAAATTAGATCCTTATATTGGAAAATTAAGAATGGTTATGTATGTAGAGTACgaacaattatataaagatgAGGATGTACAAcgtataatattaaaagcacaaaataaaagagaAGTAAAATTGGCATTACATTTAAGAGATATGATAactaattatattaacGAAAGTAATAGTGaagaatatattacaaaatttaaaaaggaaatcaATGAATTATGTCAAACATCATTTGGTCATGTCATTTTAGAAAATGTTGCATGGTCATATGAAAATTGTGCTAACCAATTTTTAGGTGATAAATATAGCTTATTTGGTATTAgtggaaaatattataaaatgcaacaaaaaaaaagagttATAGGAACAGgattaaaatttgttagAACTTTAATTAAAACTAGTTCATTAGCTAgccaaattaaaaaagaagatgatgaagatatctctattgaaaaaacaattaaagcaaataaaaaacttgAAGACTCACTACCAACAGTTGTAGAAACTATgctaaatatttgtttgaTTGATATTGATCAAACGATAAAAGGGGTTTGTAAAAAAGTTTTTACAGATATGTCTGTTGATGAAAGCGTAAGAAAAGCCAGAGCAGAATCGCTTATTGTTTTAGCTAAAGTTATGAAAAAGGTTATACAAGAGTATACGAAAAACAACGAAATAACGGATACTaagaaattatttgaaGATGCCTGTATGAG GGCGTGCCAAAAACCGGATGACGAGTATATTTAG
- a CDS encoding heptatricopeptide repeat-containing protein, putative (term=annotation;date=20180816;qualifier=removed_product=conserved Plasmodium protein, unknown function;qualifier=added_product=heptatricopeptide repeat-containing protein, putative;qualifier=added_literature=pmid:30102371;curatorName=ucb@sanger.ac.uk;~;query 981-981;GPI_cleavage_site_score=0.3306) — MNIIKNVYLLRKGRPNCGLGMRWALNHLRKYTKEGTSEFLKCSEKKTVNLVTNKVRNKNVFEDYKKMEIGKVLILILNNLKNRTIEKETGGNKNKMNNKIENIIEHIFKNDLIINNLNFIQFNMLLTIIHKSEIKIKNDILSYIVVLLNKKILSFSNDINNTNSAWINIINLLSGISKNNKNLIHLIHKKIGNDLNNNEKEIETKNCEERHIFDSSLSEKFIYRIIKNGYDYSIREISLLLHSCYYLNIKSDEIFNFIFDKLTKNDYYFNSLDLHIFVYSVYKLNLLSYVNFLEKIKKDILKNIDSFSNSQIINILLAYTHFFHYYHLKDKKNVLEIDEFISSIFDKCMKRISLFVNKEFCNFLNFILQNDIYLDNKKRNEFFKIISSLLEKNKCYENKLILNTMTDIDIFTIVNFIYKYLYNDNGIFQLKDVAFYNLDKYIIELIMKKKIKENLLAYIIHYSKCRVMSPISMSHLAIFLKHINVNLLEFKMKVILLTSIDRLIEMNKNIGNDNNSNEMTEEAYILKYYLELLKEIHKDLSDNVFICNHSNNSEQIHNNKYESAIPIKHIYTQNKKELFSIIDIKEITKIIKKGKDNNENVDKKNDNILSMSPIENEIEKIKDTLFNNLNEYIIKNEIIELFPQLLTNKTVDINILSKIEYIVNKVTIDIKNNLLEKDNVDFYTIRNNIKRREKIGLSFLQTLNLCNEGIFIKNNSITQFVNNKNIILKYTEHIDKDKGKNIKDYFNFYVHMLLFDINNNLLFFVDNLLRKIWDVLINKHFNYEQNILNVIDIYSSIIKIDKSYYDVYMNHIYKLIFPKILDYYKSLGFKYLSLLFYSNLIHMFLHINPHYNYSIHANLSIELLLKLFDYFLNSVDAKVYDLFKLNIKELSECHERDQQKVQNSLFCPSLNELIYIYRTFYFFHFVELYKYMGIYQLKRFYAFYKVLNYYTFKIKRFSIHEFTQTNKDTSNTHNSIVNSINSLLNRNQKINVTCEYVVFPLFIIDILIYKN; from the exons ATGaacattataaaaaatgtgtatttACTTCGAAAAGGACGCCCTAATTGTGGTTTGGGAATGAGATGGGCTTTGAACCatttaagaaaatatacaaaagaaGGAACATctgaatttttaaaatgttctgaaaaaaaaacagtaAATTTAGTTACTAACAAAGtacgaaataaaaatgtatttgaagattataaaaaaatggaaattgGAAAAGTTTTGATActcattttaaataatctgAAAAATAGAACGATAGAAAAAGAAACTGGAGGGaataagaataaaatgaacaataaaatagaaaatataatagagcatatttttaaaaatgatttgattataaacaatttaaattttattcagTTTAACATGCTATTAACTATAATTCATAAAagcgaaataaaaataaaaaatgatatattatcttATATAGtagtattattaaataaaaaaatattgtctttttcaaatgatataaataatacaaattccGCATGGATtaacattattaatttactTTCTGGAATTtctaaaaacaataaaaatctTATTCATTTGATTCATAAAAAGATTGGAAATgatttgaataataatgaaaaggaaattgaaacaaaaaattgcGAAGAAAGACACATATTTGATTCATCACTTTCTGAAAAGTTTATTTATAggattattaaaaatggttATGATTATTCTATAAGAGaaatatctttattattacatagctgctattatttaaatataaaaagtgacgaaatatttaattttatttttgataaattaacaaaaaacgattattattttaatagttTAGACCTAcacatttttgtatattctGTATACAAATTGAATTTACTCAGttatgtaaattttttggaaaaaatcaaaaaagacattttaaaaaatatagatagcTTTTCAAATAgccaaattattaatatattactaGCATACacccatttttttcattattatcatttgaaagataaaaaaaacgttTTAGAAATAGATGAATTTATATCTAgtatatttgataaatgTATGAAAAGAATAAGTCTTTTTGTGAATAAAGAGTTTTGTaattttcttaattttattttgcaaaatgatatttatttagaCAATAAGAAGAGGAACGAATTTTTTAAGATCATTTCGAGCTTGctagaaaaaaacaaatgttatgaaaataaattaattctAAATACAATGACAGATATAgatatttttactatagtcaattttatatataaatatttatataatgataatggGATATTTCAATTAAAGGATGTtgctttttataatttagataaatatatcatagaattaataatgaaaaaaaaaataaaagaaaatttgttagcatatattatacactACTCTAAATGCAGAGTTATGTCACCTATTAGTATGAGTCATTTggcaatttttttgaaacacATTAATGTAAATTTGTTAGAATTTAAAATGAAAGTAATTTTACTCACATCTATTGATAGACTTATAGAGatgaacaaaaatattggtaatgataataattcaaatgaaATGACTGAAGaagcatatattttgaaatattatctTGAATTGCTAAAAGAAATTCACAAAGACTTATCTgataatgtatttatttgcaACCATAGCAACAATAGCGAACAAAtccataataataaatatgaatctGCCATCCCGATCAAACATATTTAcacacaaaataaaaaggagCTATTTTCCATTATCGATATTAAGGAGATTaccaaaataattaaaaaaggaaaagataataatgaaaatgttgataaaaaaaatgataatatactATCAATGAGTCCcatagaaaatgaaatagaaaaaatcaaagacacactttttaataatttgaatgaatatataataaaaaatgaaataatagaaTTATTTCCACAATTGTTAACGAATAAAACAGTtgatataaacattttaagCAAGATTGaatatattgtaaataAAGTTACGAttgacataaaaaataatttacttGAAAAGGATAATGTAGATTTTTATACCataagaaataatattaagaGACGTGAAAAAATAGGGTTATCTTTTTTGCAGacattaaatttatgtaatgagggtatttttattaaaaataatagtataacccaatttgtaaataataaaaatataatattaaaatatacagAACATATTGATAAAGATAAGgggaaaaatattaaagattattttaatttttatgtacatatgcttttatttgatataaaCAACAacttacttttttttgtggataatttattaagaaaaatatgggatgttttaataaataaacattttaattatgaacaaaacatattaaatgttattgatatttattcatccattattaaaatagatAAGAGTTATTATgatgtatatatgaatcatatttataaattaatatttccCAAAATATtagattattataaaagcttaggatttaaatatttatctcttttattttattctaaTTTAATTCACAtgtttttacatataaatccacattataattattctaTTCATGCTAATTTGTCGATCGAACTTTTGCTTAAACTGTtcgattattttttaaattcagTAGACGCGAAGGTCtatgatttatttaaactCAACATTAAAGAGCTATCAGAATGTCATGAAAGAGATCAACAAAAAGTTCAGAATTCCTTATTTTGCCCATcattaaatgaattaatttatatatatagaacattttatttttttcatttcgttgagttatataaatacatggGAATATACCAACTGAAGCGCTTTTATGCCTTCTACAAAGTTTTAAACTACTACACCTTTAAGATTAAAAGGTTTTCAATACACGAGTTTACCCAAACCAATAAAG ATACTTCGAATACCCATAACTCCATCGTAAATTCCATAAATTCCCTTCTCAATagaaatcaaaaaataaatgttacATGCGAATATGTTGTTTTTCCGTTATTTATAATcgatattttaatatataaaaattaa
- a CDS encoding dynein light chain Tctex-type, putative (term=annotation;date=20150820;qualifier=removed_product=conserved Plasmodium protein, unknown function;qualifier=added_product=dynein light chain tctex-type, putative;qualifier=added_GO:0030286;curatorName=ucb@sanger.ac.uk;~pfam_scan;Pfam:PF03645.9; E()=3.2E-12;score=46.4;query 18-109;description=Tctex-1;~iprscan;InterPro:IPR005334 : Tctex-1;Pfam:PF03645; score=1.3E-11;query 17-109;description=Tctex-1), whose product METDTILESHNYVNEIYSIIDDVLKNKTYSNSEINKWSNLICEECMKYLYSKMLPLKYIISCYILKNSNAETSIQYSTYWGKDDRHLQICWPHDQNNCNMLCYINVYALKVSDGSVAQL is encoded by the exons ATGGAAACTGAT ACAATATTGGAAAGCCATAATTATGtcaatgaaatatattccaTTATCGATG ACGTTTTAAAGAACAAAACATATTCAAATAGTGAA ATTAACAAATGGTCCAATCTAATTTGTGAAGAGTgcatgaaatatttatactcGAAAATGCTTCCTCtcaaatatatta taagttgttatattttaaagaattCGAATGCAGAGACTTCTATTCAATATTCCACTTACTGGGGAAAAGATGACA gGCATCTTCAAATATGTTGGCCGCATGACCAAAATAACTGCAACATGCTTTGCTACATTAACGTCTATGCCCTAAAGGTATCAGATGGATCTGTAGCTCAGCTCTAA